From one Cardiocondyla obscurior isolate alpha-2009 linkage group LG06, Cobs3.1, whole genome shotgun sequence genomic stretch:
- the LOC139103054 gene encoding interference hedgehog isoform X2 has protein sequence MTLASLVLAECVKMTSISSLCGIIVILFCSPIAYTCEEDKIQELSMSFTRHPLPLAAPLNDDVNFECSLNIPAERFAWHHRPLGSNKWTPVFSSNVSGKTSRHVVNFDNESKAGDYRCVAFFGISGLASDPARLTLATVQKFSDKNDVFIEVTEGNTVPITCPVPYSEPEAIVQFYKNGMLIENVDLVNGRTMILKNVKLTDSGTYHCSVNNYITLVTFMSNHKTILTVHGNFTFQPPYLTKQPQTEYVVRRGKNVTLECFGAGYPVPRVTWSRLGSSLPLKSIKSSFGLTLVHVQLSDRGEYDCVWSNEMRQIKSAIILRVVELPRVTKQPSACKFHEGGKLQLSCDVTGEPEPVVEWLINGESLIPSKTQEMIGSTLLISEVEKKHAGIVQCVASNEYGSHSGYNLLQVQPKEHVVGGKIESKPDYGPISRHKHTRGGGRRRNKEGKKKGGAVILVPPDQPNVTRLSDVSVMVRWSVPENKGLPIQFFKVQYREIGPKMNGKQTKWMTANSEIPSHVRSFEVTDLQPDHTYRFRIAAVYSNNDNKLSPNSVRFHLNRDTGIESNKMPIPLLTNTEALGPHQVLLVWQNPDRSAKIDGFYIYHRRSTTVSDYLKTTVEGKNASNMTISHLDPDTTYEFKVQSFSVDAGSEFSQILRQKTKKIVVEHPVQQVVAENKLKPNESNKNVSIHIILGGVFGASLILIALAFVARFLYKRVKCAQNQESQSEGKPITNGRVMNGGVTDSKINITSNPLAGLDTSEDIMQPKSGQQSSMEMTSFLNGQNNNGSNNGHNNGDAAGSDVNVTSHSEPSSLRQGPLPIEQRL, from the exons ATGACCCTGGCTTCTCTTGTGCTTGCAGAATGTGTCAAGATGACATCTATCTCCTCTTTATGTGGCATCATCGTTATCCTGTTCTGCAGTCCGATCGCATATACATGCG AAGAGGACAAAATCCAGGAGTTGAGCATGTCCTTTACCCGACATCCGTTGCCTCTGGCCGCCCCATTAAATGACGATGTGAACTTTGAATGCAGCCTCAACATCCCTGCGGAGCGTTTCGCTTGGCATCACAGACCTCTGGGTTCAAACAAATGGACGCCCGTGTTCTCTTCTAATGTCAGTGGCAAAACTTCGCGACACGTTGTTAACTTTGACAACGAGTCGAAAGCCGGAGACTACCGTTGTGTCGCGTTTTTCG gTATCAGTGGCTTAGCGTCAGATCCAGCAAGACTAACACTCGCTACGGTGCAAAAATTTTCCGATAAAAACGATGTCTTTATCGAAGTGACAGAAGGTAACACCGTGCCTATCACATGTCCCGTACCGTACTCTGAACCGGAAGCCATTGTACAGTTTTACAAAAACGGTATGCTCATTGAAAACGTGGATTTGGTGAACGGCCGAACTATGATTCTCAAGAATGTTAAATTGACAGATAGTGGAACGTATCACTGTAGCGTTAACAATTACATAACGTTAGTAACGTTTATGAGCAACCATAAGACCATATTGACGGTACACGGAAACTTCACTTTTCAACCACCGTATCTCACCAAGCAGCCGCAGACGGAATACGTTGTTCGGCGCGGCAAGAACGTTACTCTGGAGTGTTTCGGTGCTGGTTATCCCGTACCGCGCGTCACCTGGAGCCGACTAGGCAGCTCTCTGCCATTAAAGTCGATAAAATCTTCTTTCGGGTTAACATTGGTCCACGTTCAGCTATCTGATCGCGGGGAATACGATTGTGTGTGGAGCAACGAGATGCGACAGATTAAATCGGCGATCATTTTACGAGTGGTAGAACTACCGAGGGTGACGAAACAACCGAGTGCATGCAAGTTCCACGAAGGTGGGAAACTGCAGCTTTCATGTGACGTAACGGGCGAGCCGGAACCGGTCGTTGAATGGCTTATCAACGGGGAATCTTTGATACCTAGCAAAACGCAAGAGATGATTGGATCTACTCTTCTCATATCCGAGGTCGAAAAGAAGCACGCTGGAATCGTTCAATGTGTCGCGAGCAACGAGTACGGATCGCATTCGGGATACAACCTGTTGCAGGTCCAACCGAAAGAGCACGTTGTTGGAGGCAAAATTGAGTCGAAGCCAGACTATGGGCCAATATCGAGACATAAGCATACTAGGGGCGGCGGTAGACGCAGGAataaggaaggaaagaaaaagggaggtGCAG TGATTTTGGTACCTCCCGATCAGCCAAACGTCACAAGATTGTCTGACGTCTCTGTCATGGTACGTTGGTCAGTGCCAGAGAACAAAGGTCTGccgatacaattttttaaggTTCAATATCGAGAGATTGGCCCAAAGATGAATGGCAAACAAACGAAATGGATGACAGCTAACTCCGAGATACCGAGCCATGTGCGATCTTTTGAAGTAACCGATCTACAGCCCGATCATACCTACCGATTTAGGATCGCCGCAGTGTACTCGAATAATGACAACAAATTGAGTCCAAATTCAGTGCGCTTTCATCTCAATAGGGATACTGGAATTGAGAGCAATAAAATGCCAATACCCTTATTGACTAATACGGAAGCGCTGGGACCACATCAAGTGTTACTAGTTTGGCAGAATCCTGACAGATCGGCGAAAATCGACGGGTTTTACATATATCACCGGCGCTCTACTACGGTCAGCGACTATTTGAAAACCACTGTCGAAGGAAAGAACGCATCTAACATGACCATTTCCCACTTGGATCCTGACACTACATATGAATTCAAGGTTCAGAGCTTTTCTGTGGACGCGGGGTCGGAATTTTCTCAAATATTGCGAcagaaaacgaagaaaatcgTCGTTGAACATCCAGTTCAACAGGTGGTggcggaaaataaattaaaaccgaACGAGAGTAACAAGAATGTCAGCATACACATCATACTCGGCGGAGTTTTCGGAGCGTCGCTCATTTTAATTGCTCTCGCTTTTGTGGCGAGATTTTTGTACAAAAGAGTGAAATGTGCACAAAATCAGGAATCACAAAGTGAAG gcaaACCGATAACGAATGGAAGAGTAATGAACGGCGGAGTAACAGACTCCAAAATTAACATTACATCCAATCCACTTGCCGGTCTCGACACGTCCGAGGACATAATGCAGCCTAAG AGCGGGCAACAGTCGTCGATGGAAATGACGTCGTTTCTAAACGGCCAGAACAACAATGGCAGCAACAACGGTCATAACAACGGCGACGCAGCTGGATCTGACGTGAACGTCACGTCACATAGCGAGCCGTCGTCTCTGCGCCAAGGGCCGCTGCCTATCGAACAACGTTTGTGA
- the LOC139103054 gene encoding interference hedgehog isoform X5, translating into MTLASLVLAECVKMTSISSLCGIIVILFCSPIAYTCEEDKIQELSMSFTRHPLPLAAPLNDDVNFECSLNIPAERFAWHHRPLGSNKWTPVFSSNVSGKTSRHVVNFDNESKAGDYRCVAFFGISGLASDPARLTLATVQKFSDKNDVFIEVTEGNTVPITCPVPYSEPEAIVQFYKNGMLIENVDLVNGRTMILKNVKLTDSGTYHCSVNNYITLVTFMSNHKTILTVHGNFTFQPPYLTKQPQTEYVVRRGKNVTLECFGAGYPVPRVTWSRLGSSLPLKSIKSSFGLTLVHVQLSDRGEYDCVWSNEMRQIKSAIILRVVELPRVTKQPSACKFHEGGKLQLSCDVTGEPEPVVEWLINGESLIPSKTQEMIGSTLLISEVEKKHAGIVQCVASNEYGSHSGYNLLQVQPKEHVVGGKIESKPDYGPISRHKHTRGGGRRRNKEGKKKGGAAVILVPPDQPNVTRLSDVSVMVRWSVPENKGLPIQFFKVQYREIGPKMNGKQTKWMTANSEIPSHVRSFEVTDLQPDHTYRFRIAAVYSNNDNKLSPNSVRFHLNRDTGIESNKMPIPLLTNTEALGPHQVLLVWQNPDRSAKIDGFYIYHRRSTTVSDYLKTTVEGKNASNMTISHLDPDTTYEFKVQSFSVDAGSEFSQILRQKTKKIVVEHPVQQVVAENKLKPNESNKNVSIHIILGGVFGASLILIALAFVARFLYKRVKCAQNQESQSEGKPITNGRVMNGGVTDSKINITSNPLAGLDTSEDIMQPKVSI; encoded by the exons ATGACCCTGGCTTCTCTTGTGCTTGCAGAATGTGTCAAGATGACATCTATCTCCTCTTTATGTGGCATCATCGTTATCCTGTTCTGCAGTCCGATCGCATATACATGCG AAGAGGACAAAATCCAGGAGTTGAGCATGTCCTTTACCCGACATCCGTTGCCTCTGGCCGCCCCATTAAATGACGATGTGAACTTTGAATGCAGCCTCAACATCCCTGCGGAGCGTTTCGCTTGGCATCACAGACCTCTGGGTTCAAACAAATGGACGCCCGTGTTCTCTTCTAATGTCAGTGGCAAAACTTCGCGACACGTTGTTAACTTTGACAACGAGTCGAAAGCCGGAGACTACCGTTGTGTCGCGTTTTTCG gTATCAGTGGCTTAGCGTCAGATCCAGCAAGACTAACACTCGCTACGGTGCAAAAATTTTCCGATAAAAACGATGTCTTTATCGAAGTGACAGAAGGTAACACCGTGCCTATCACATGTCCCGTACCGTACTCTGAACCGGAAGCCATTGTACAGTTTTACAAAAACGGTATGCTCATTGAAAACGTGGATTTGGTGAACGGCCGAACTATGATTCTCAAGAATGTTAAATTGACAGATAGTGGAACGTATCACTGTAGCGTTAACAATTACATAACGTTAGTAACGTTTATGAGCAACCATAAGACCATATTGACGGTACACGGAAACTTCACTTTTCAACCACCGTATCTCACCAAGCAGCCGCAGACGGAATACGTTGTTCGGCGCGGCAAGAACGTTACTCTGGAGTGTTTCGGTGCTGGTTATCCCGTACCGCGCGTCACCTGGAGCCGACTAGGCAGCTCTCTGCCATTAAAGTCGATAAAATCTTCTTTCGGGTTAACATTGGTCCACGTTCAGCTATCTGATCGCGGGGAATACGATTGTGTGTGGAGCAACGAGATGCGACAGATTAAATCGGCGATCATTTTACGAGTGGTAGAACTACCGAGGGTGACGAAACAACCGAGTGCATGCAAGTTCCACGAAGGTGGGAAACTGCAGCTTTCATGTGACGTAACGGGCGAGCCGGAACCGGTCGTTGAATGGCTTATCAACGGGGAATCTTTGATACCTAGCAAAACGCAAGAGATGATTGGATCTACTCTTCTCATATCCGAGGTCGAAAAGAAGCACGCTGGAATCGTTCAATGTGTCGCGAGCAACGAGTACGGATCGCATTCGGGATACAACCTGTTGCAGGTCCAACCGAAAGAGCACGTTGTTGGAGGCAAAATTGAGTCGAAGCCAGACTATGGGCCAATATCGAGACATAAGCATACTAGGGGCGGCGGTAGACGCAGGAataaggaaggaaagaaaaagggaggtGCAG CAGTGATTTTGGTACCTCCCGATCAGCCAAACGTCACAAGATTGTCTGACGTCTCTGTCATGGTACGTTGGTCAGTGCCAGAGAACAAAGGTCTGccgatacaattttttaaggTTCAATATCGAGAGATTGGCCCAAAGATGAATGGCAAACAAACGAAATGGATGACAGCTAACTCCGAGATACCGAGCCATGTGCGATCTTTTGAAGTAACCGATCTACAGCCCGATCATACCTACCGATTTAGGATCGCCGCAGTGTACTCGAATAATGACAACAAATTGAGTCCAAATTCAGTGCGCTTTCATCTCAATAGGGATACTGGAATTGAGAGCAATAAAATGCCAATACCCTTATTGACTAATACGGAAGCGCTGGGACCACATCAAGTGTTACTAGTTTGGCAGAATCCTGACAGATCGGCGAAAATCGACGGGTTTTACATATATCACCGGCGCTCTACTACGGTCAGCGACTATTTGAAAACCACTGTCGAAGGAAAGAACGCATCTAACATGACCATTTCCCACTTGGATCCTGACACTACATATGAATTCAAGGTTCAGAGCTTTTCTGTGGACGCGGGGTCGGAATTTTCTCAAATATTGCGAcagaaaacgaagaaaatcgTCGTTGAACATCCAGTTCAACAGGTGGTggcggaaaataaattaaaaccgaACGAGAGTAACAAGAATGTCAGCATACACATCATACTCGGCGGAGTTTTCGGAGCGTCGCTCATTTTAATTGCTCTCGCTTTTGTGGCGAGATTTTTGTACAAAAGAGTGAAATGTGCACAAAATCAGGAATCACAAAGTGAAG gcaaACCGATAACGAATGGAAGAGTAATGAACGGCGGAGTAACAGACTCCAAAATTAACATTACATCCAATCCACTTGCCGGTCTCGACACGTCCGAGGACATAATGCAGCCTAAGGTCAGTATTT AG
- the LOC139103054 gene encoding interference hedgehog isoform X4 yields the protein MTLASLVLAECVKMTSISSLCGIIVILFCSPIAYTCEEDKIQELSMSFTRHPLPLAAPLNDDVNFECSLNIPAERFAWHHRPLGSNKWTPVFSSNVSGKTSRHVVNFDNESKAGDYRCVAFFGISGLASDPARLTLATVQKFSDKNDVFIEVTEGNTVPITCPVPYSEPEAIVQFYKNGMLIENVDLVNGRTMILKNVKLTDSGTYHCSVNNYITLVTFMSNHKTILTVHGNFTFQPPYLTKQPQTEYVVRRGKNVTLECFGAGYPVPRVTWSRLGSSLPLKSIKSSFGLTLVHVQLSDRGEYDCVWSNEMRQIKSAIILRVVELPRVTKQPSACKFHEGGKLQLSCDVTGEPEPVVEWLINGESLIPSKTQEMIGSTLLISEVEKKHAGIVQCVASNEYGSHSGYNLLQVQPKEHVVGGKIESKPDYGPISRHKHTRGGGRRRNKEGKKKGGAAVILVPPDQPNVTRLSDVSVMVRWSVPENKGLPIQFFKVQYREIGPKMNGKQTKWMTANSEIPSHVRSFEVTDLQPDHTYRFRIAAVYSNNDNKLSPNSVRFHLNRDTGIESNKMPIPLLTNTEALGPHQVLLVWQNPDRSAKIDGFYIYHRRSTTVSDYLKTTVEGKNASNMTISHLDPDTTYEFKVQSFSVDAGSEFSQILRQKTKKIVVEHPVQQVVAENKLKPNESNKNVSIHIILGGVFGASLILIALAFVARFLYKRVKCAQNQESQSEGKPITNGRVMNGGVTDSKINITSNPLAGLDTSEDIMQPKVSIFLALVARCSLILLALCTLSGAAFLLFFRTRHTHVTTYTL from the exons ATGACCCTGGCTTCTCTTGTGCTTGCAGAATGTGTCAAGATGACATCTATCTCCTCTTTATGTGGCATCATCGTTATCCTGTTCTGCAGTCCGATCGCATATACATGCG AAGAGGACAAAATCCAGGAGTTGAGCATGTCCTTTACCCGACATCCGTTGCCTCTGGCCGCCCCATTAAATGACGATGTGAACTTTGAATGCAGCCTCAACATCCCTGCGGAGCGTTTCGCTTGGCATCACAGACCTCTGGGTTCAAACAAATGGACGCCCGTGTTCTCTTCTAATGTCAGTGGCAAAACTTCGCGACACGTTGTTAACTTTGACAACGAGTCGAAAGCCGGAGACTACCGTTGTGTCGCGTTTTTCG gTATCAGTGGCTTAGCGTCAGATCCAGCAAGACTAACACTCGCTACGGTGCAAAAATTTTCCGATAAAAACGATGTCTTTATCGAAGTGACAGAAGGTAACACCGTGCCTATCACATGTCCCGTACCGTACTCTGAACCGGAAGCCATTGTACAGTTTTACAAAAACGGTATGCTCATTGAAAACGTGGATTTGGTGAACGGCCGAACTATGATTCTCAAGAATGTTAAATTGACAGATAGTGGAACGTATCACTGTAGCGTTAACAATTACATAACGTTAGTAACGTTTATGAGCAACCATAAGACCATATTGACGGTACACGGAAACTTCACTTTTCAACCACCGTATCTCACCAAGCAGCCGCAGACGGAATACGTTGTTCGGCGCGGCAAGAACGTTACTCTGGAGTGTTTCGGTGCTGGTTATCCCGTACCGCGCGTCACCTGGAGCCGACTAGGCAGCTCTCTGCCATTAAAGTCGATAAAATCTTCTTTCGGGTTAACATTGGTCCACGTTCAGCTATCTGATCGCGGGGAATACGATTGTGTGTGGAGCAACGAGATGCGACAGATTAAATCGGCGATCATTTTACGAGTGGTAGAACTACCGAGGGTGACGAAACAACCGAGTGCATGCAAGTTCCACGAAGGTGGGAAACTGCAGCTTTCATGTGACGTAACGGGCGAGCCGGAACCGGTCGTTGAATGGCTTATCAACGGGGAATCTTTGATACCTAGCAAAACGCAAGAGATGATTGGATCTACTCTTCTCATATCCGAGGTCGAAAAGAAGCACGCTGGAATCGTTCAATGTGTCGCGAGCAACGAGTACGGATCGCATTCGGGATACAACCTGTTGCAGGTCCAACCGAAAGAGCACGTTGTTGGAGGCAAAATTGAGTCGAAGCCAGACTATGGGCCAATATCGAGACATAAGCATACTAGGGGCGGCGGTAGACGCAGGAataaggaaggaaagaaaaagggaggtGCAG CAGTGATTTTGGTACCTCCCGATCAGCCAAACGTCACAAGATTGTCTGACGTCTCTGTCATGGTACGTTGGTCAGTGCCAGAGAACAAAGGTCTGccgatacaattttttaaggTTCAATATCGAGAGATTGGCCCAAAGATGAATGGCAAACAAACGAAATGGATGACAGCTAACTCCGAGATACCGAGCCATGTGCGATCTTTTGAAGTAACCGATCTACAGCCCGATCATACCTACCGATTTAGGATCGCCGCAGTGTACTCGAATAATGACAACAAATTGAGTCCAAATTCAGTGCGCTTTCATCTCAATAGGGATACTGGAATTGAGAGCAATAAAATGCCAATACCCTTATTGACTAATACGGAAGCGCTGGGACCACATCAAGTGTTACTAGTTTGGCAGAATCCTGACAGATCGGCGAAAATCGACGGGTTTTACATATATCACCGGCGCTCTACTACGGTCAGCGACTATTTGAAAACCACTGTCGAAGGAAAGAACGCATCTAACATGACCATTTCCCACTTGGATCCTGACACTACATATGAATTCAAGGTTCAGAGCTTTTCTGTGGACGCGGGGTCGGAATTTTCTCAAATATTGCGAcagaaaacgaagaaaatcgTCGTTGAACATCCAGTTCAACAGGTGGTggcggaaaataaattaaaaccgaACGAGAGTAACAAGAATGTCAGCATACACATCATACTCGGCGGAGTTTTCGGAGCGTCGCTCATTTTAATTGCTCTCGCTTTTGTGGCGAGATTTTTGTACAAAAGAGTGAAATGTGCACAAAATCAGGAATCACAAAGTGAAG gcaaACCGATAACGAATGGAAGAGTAATGAACGGCGGAGTAACAGACTCCAAAATTAACATTACATCCAATCCACTTGCCGGTCTCGACACGTCCGAGGACATAATGCAGCCTAAGGTCAGTATTT TTTTAGCATTGGTCGCGCGCTGCTCTTTAATTCTCCTCGCTCTCTGCACTCTCTCTGGAGccgcttttcttttgtttttccgaACGCGACACACGCACGTTACCACTTACACGCTCTAG
- the LOC139103054 gene encoding interference hedgehog isoform X6 has protein sequence MTLASLVLAECVKMTSISSLCGIIVILFCSPIAYTCEEDKIQELSMSFTRHPLPLAAPLNDDVNFECSLNIPAERFAWHHRPLGSNKWTPVFSSNVSGKTSRHVVNFDNESKAGDYRCVAFFGISGLASDPARLTLATVQKFSDKNDVFIEVTEGNTVPITCPVPYSEPEAIVQFYKNGMLIENVDLVNGRTMILKNVKLTDSGTYHCSVNNYITLVTFMSNHKTILTVHGNFTFQPPYLTKQPQTEYVVRRGKNVTLECFGAGYPVPRVTWSRLGSSLPLKSIKSSFGLTLVHVQLSDRGEYDCVWSNEMRQIKSAIILRVVELPRVTKQPSACKFHEGGKLQLSCDVTGEPEPVVEWLINGESLIPSKTQEMIGSTLLISEVEKKHAGIVQCVASNEYGSHSGYNLLQVQPKEHVVGGKIESKPDYGPISRHKHTRGGGRRRNKEGKKKGGAAVILVPPDQPNVTRLSDVSVMVRWSVPENKGLPIQFFKVQYREIGPKMNGKQTKWMTANSEIPSHVRSFEVTDLQPDHTYRFRIAAVYSNNDNKLSPNSVRFHLNRDTGIESNKMPIPLLTNTEALGPHQVLLVWQNPDRSAKIDGFYIYHRRSTTVSDYLKTTVEGKNASNMTISHLDPDTTYEFKVQSFSVDAGSEFSQILRQKTKKIVVEHPVQQVVAENKLKPNESNKNVSIHIILGGVFGASLILIALAFVARFLYKRVKCAQNQESQSEGKPITNGRVMNGGVTDSKINITSNPLAGLDTSEDIMQPKF, from the exons ATGACCCTGGCTTCTCTTGTGCTTGCAGAATGTGTCAAGATGACATCTATCTCCTCTTTATGTGGCATCATCGTTATCCTGTTCTGCAGTCCGATCGCATATACATGCG AAGAGGACAAAATCCAGGAGTTGAGCATGTCCTTTACCCGACATCCGTTGCCTCTGGCCGCCCCATTAAATGACGATGTGAACTTTGAATGCAGCCTCAACATCCCTGCGGAGCGTTTCGCTTGGCATCACAGACCTCTGGGTTCAAACAAATGGACGCCCGTGTTCTCTTCTAATGTCAGTGGCAAAACTTCGCGACACGTTGTTAACTTTGACAACGAGTCGAAAGCCGGAGACTACCGTTGTGTCGCGTTTTTCG gTATCAGTGGCTTAGCGTCAGATCCAGCAAGACTAACACTCGCTACGGTGCAAAAATTTTCCGATAAAAACGATGTCTTTATCGAAGTGACAGAAGGTAACACCGTGCCTATCACATGTCCCGTACCGTACTCTGAACCGGAAGCCATTGTACAGTTTTACAAAAACGGTATGCTCATTGAAAACGTGGATTTGGTGAACGGCCGAACTATGATTCTCAAGAATGTTAAATTGACAGATAGTGGAACGTATCACTGTAGCGTTAACAATTACATAACGTTAGTAACGTTTATGAGCAACCATAAGACCATATTGACGGTACACGGAAACTTCACTTTTCAACCACCGTATCTCACCAAGCAGCCGCAGACGGAATACGTTGTTCGGCGCGGCAAGAACGTTACTCTGGAGTGTTTCGGTGCTGGTTATCCCGTACCGCGCGTCACCTGGAGCCGACTAGGCAGCTCTCTGCCATTAAAGTCGATAAAATCTTCTTTCGGGTTAACATTGGTCCACGTTCAGCTATCTGATCGCGGGGAATACGATTGTGTGTGGAGCAACGAGATGCGACAGATTAAATCGGCGATCATTTTACGAGTGGTAGAACTACCGAGGGTGACGAAACAACCGAGTGCATGCAAGTTCCACGAAGGTGGGAAACTGCAGCTTTCATGTGACGTAACGGGCGAGCCGGAACCGGTCGTTGAATGGCTTATCAACGGGGAATCTTTGATACCTAGCAAAACGCAAGAGATGATTGGATCTACTCTTCTCATATCCGAGGTCGAAAAGAAGCACGCTGGAATCGTTCAATGTGTCGCGAGCAACGAGTACGGATCGCATTCGGGATACAACCTGTTGCAGGTCCAACCGAAAGAGCACGTTGTTGGAGGCAAAATTGAGTCGAAGCCAGACTATGGGCCAATATCGAGACATAAGCATACTAGGGGCGGCGGTAGACGCAGGAataaggaaggaaagaaaaagggaggtGCAG CAGTGATTTTGGTACCTCCCGATCAGCCAAACGTCACAAGATTGTCTGACGTCTCTGTCATGGTACGTTGGTCAGTGCCAGAGAACAAAGGTCTGccgatacaattttttaaggTTCAATATCGAGAGATTGGCCCAAAGATGAATGGCAAACAAACGAAATGGATGACAGCTAACTCCGAGATACCGAGCCATGTGCGATCTTTTGAAGTAACCGATCTACAGCCCGATCATACCTACCGATTTAGGATCGCCGCAGTGTACTCGAATAATGACAACAAATTGAGTCCAAATTCAGTGCGCTTTCATCTCAATAGGGATACTGGAATTGAGAGCAATAAAATGCCAATACCCTTATTGACTAATACGGAAGCGCTGGGACCACATCAAGTGTTACTAGTTTGGCAGAATCCTGACAGATCGGCGAAAATCGACGGGTTTTACATATATCACCGGCGCTCTACTACGGTCAGCGACTATTTGAAAACCACTGTCGAAGGAAAGAACGCATCTAACATGACCATTTCCCACTTGGATCCTGACACTACATATGAATTCAAGGTTCAGAGCTTTTCTGTGGACGCGGGGTCGGAATTTTCTCAAATATTGCGAcagaaaacgaagaaaatcgTCGTTGAACATCCAGTTCAACAGGTGGTggcggaaaataaattaaaaccgaACGAGAGTAACAAGAATGTCAGCATACACATCATACTCGGCGGAGTTTTCGGAGCGTCGCTCATTTTAATTGCTCTCGCTTTTGTGGCGAGATTTTTGTACAAAAGAGTGAAATGTGCACAAAATCAGGAATCACAAAGTGAAG gcaaACCGATAACGAATGGAAGAGTAATGAACGGCGGAGTAACAGACTCCAAAATTAACATTACATCCAATCCACTTGCCGGTCTCGACACGTCCGAGGACATAATGCAGCCTAAG TTTTAG